TGCCGAAGCCGGCGGCGATCTGCGCGAGGGTGTCGTGCTTGCGCAGGTACACCAAGGCGACCAGCGCGCGCTGGTGTGGAGGGAGCTTGCAGCGGCGGTCACCCTCACGGGTGACGATGAGCATGGTGACCCTTAAGAATGTTGGACGGTCCGGGAGGACCGGGTGTGGCGGATGGTGACCTGCCGGTGATGGCTTGAGTGGATTGGCCGCCCGGTCCTCCGGGACGCTCCGACTGCTGATTGAGAACTGCGGTCATCGCTGGTGAAGGGCCTGTCGGCGGAGTGTTCCTCGGACCGTTGAAGCTCTCGGCACGCAGGAACGGAGCGACGCGGGTGACCAGGCGGCACACATGCATATGGGTCGGCATCGATGCCGGCAAGGGCCATCACTGGGCGGTAGCGGTGAGCGCCGAGGGCGAGCGGCTCTTTTCAACGAAGGTGATCAACGACGAGTCACAGATCCTGACGCTGATCCACTCAACCAGTGCGTGCGGCAGGTCGAGTGCGGCAGGATGGGGAACCAACGAGGCTCCTGTGCCGACGGGTTGAGACTTCGAACACCTCCCCCAACGGCACAGGAGCCTCGTGCGTTGCGGGTTCCTCCGCCGTGAGGCAAACGGTTTGTCACACACCCTGACGCGGCGGCACTTCTGCCACCGACTGCGGAGGGTGTGTGACAGGCTCGACAGCTCATTGGATCAGGTCGGTGTGCGGATGCTCGGGAGAGGTCGGGCAGACGTAGATCTGCATGTTGTCGGTGCTGCCGACTTCGACCTTGGTCGGCTGCGAGGGGTTCTGGCCACAGCAATGACCGGCGGTGTTGGCGGCGGCCTGTTCTTCGCAAGGCGCCCAGCTGTGTCCCTCACCGCCGTCCCATTCGAAGGAGGCGATGGTCAGCAGCGGGACCATCCGCACATCACAGACAGTGCAGTATCGGGGGTTGGGGTCGGTGCGGCCCCATGGAGGCCAGCCGCCGACCTTCCATCCGGGTGCGTCTGCCAGATGGATGTCATAGAAGTCCCGTGGAAAGTCCGCGTAGGAGCTGTCCACGTCGGCGCCGGCTGCCTGCCATCTGCTCCAGTCCTCCACCATCAGCAGCATCTGCGGGCTCAGATCGAGGCTGGCGGGGTACTCGGTGATCGCTTCCGGTGCCAGCACGCACGGTTCCGGCACATAGCCCTCATAGTTCACCTCGTACGGCTCGGGCGGTGTGGCGAGGATGTCGACGACCTCCGCGGCGGACCGCCAGAACAGTGCGGTCGACGGCTTCCAATTCGGAACGTGGTCGTAGGGGCACCACAGAACCTGGAGCAGATCGCCCTGTCCGGGCGGCCGCAGCAGGGGTATGTCGCGTAGATACAGCTGGGCCACGGGCAGCATGGGGACCGGGCAGTCCGCGGGCAACGGAGGGCCGGCGTCGAGGCGCTCCGCGAGCCTCGCGGCGTTCCGTTCCTTGACCGCCTCCTCCTCGGGCGTTATCCCAGGACCATCGTGATCACCGTGCCACCGGGCCCGCATGCGCCTTATGAGCCGCACTTCGGCCGGCGACTGGCGGAACCCACTGTCACGGTGCAGGTGCGAGGCTTCGCAGTGCGGCCACGGCTCCTCAGCCGGCCACAGCAACGGCCCCCCGACCGAGCTCTCCCCGACCGAAGGCGACCCGGGACGAGGGTGCAGCCGAATCGCAGGACGTGCCAACGGCGCCAGCTCGGGAAAGACCGCGGTCACGTCCACGGGCCGCGGCGGAGTAGTGCGTACGAAAACCATGCCGGTGATCCTGTCACCAGCCACTGACAACCCCTGGCCGCCTCAACCAACTTCGGTGGCATCGGTGTTCAGCTGGTCAAGTCCAACGCATGCAGCCTCGGCCACAGCGACAGCGTCTTCCACGGCGGACGTCGACGGGCGGGGTCAGTCGGGCCAGGTGCCGGTCAGGCGGCGAGTCGCGACGGCGCCACCGCGGTCGACGACGGCTTTGACGCCGGCGAAGATCGCGCCTTGGAGGATGGCTGCCGACAGCACCTCGCGCCAGGTGCGGCGCTCGTCAGTGGCGTCGGGGGCCTCCTGTTCATGCCCGAGCTTCTTCCACACCTGTTTGAACACTCCGCCGGCCAGCATTCCGCTGACCGCGCCCAATGCCAGGCCGACCGGCTTGTAGACGATCTTCGACGCTTTCATCGCCGCCTCCAGGCTCGACGTACCAGCAGCAACGCGACCACCGCGCCCGCCGCCGCGAACAAGGGGCTGCGGTTGGCCCGCGCAATCCGCATGCCCTGATCCGCCTTTTCACGCACCGGCTCGGGAGCCTTCTCACGGGCCGGCTCTCCGACGCGCACGGCCCTGTCGCGGACCTGCCCGGTGGCTGCGGCGGCCTTGGCACGCATCGGCTCCGGGGTCCCGTCCTGCAGCAGATGGGCGGCGCGCGCAGCCGTGTCCCGCAGCTGAGCAGTGACCTGGTTGGTCTTCTCTGCGACCTGCTGCTTGACGGCGGTCGTCTTCTCATGGGCACGGGCTTTCACATCGGTCTTCGCCGCGAGCGCCTCGACGGTCTCGCCGAGGTCCCCTCGCGTAGCCTCGACACGCTCGCACAGTTCCTCCGAGGAGGGTGCTGCCTCGTCACCCCTGTGCGGCTTGTCCTGGGTCATCGCTGTGCCTTCTCCTTGATCTCGGCCACGTCAGCCTTGACGCTGTCCACCGTCCGCTCCGGCGTGGGCGGGGACGCCCTGCCGATCTGCTTCTTGCCGAGTGCCGCCATCAGGGCGGTGACGGCAGCCAGGGCAGCTGTGACGATCAGTGCCGCCGCCCGCACATCCATGACGAGCGACAGCGCGGCGATCACGGCGGCCACCAGTGCCTGGCAGAGTGAGGACACCCACCAGGCCGGCGCCGCCGAACAGACCGCCGTCCTTGCCGAACCGCTTGCCCTTCTCGGTCATCTCGGCCTGAGCCAGGCGCATCTCGTCCCGGACCATCTGTGAGAGTTGCTGCGTCGCACGCTGGACCAGTTCGCCCACCGGTTCCTGCGCTCCCCCGCCGCTGCGAGGGGAGCCGTCTGCTGTCATGGGTGCTCACCCGTCCTTGCGTCATTGCTTCCGGCGTACGTGGCGACTTCGTCGGCGTTCCGGCCCGTTGGCGGCAACGGACGACGGTACGGCGATCTCGCCTTGCGCCCATTCGGCCGGGTGCCCGAGTACCCCCGCAACGCCACATCACCACCTGTCAGAACACGTGTCTCCGCGGCAGCCGCGGGGCGGCGCGCATCAGGGTCGCCACAGCCAGGCCGATCGCGCCGCCCGCCGCCACGTCGGCGGGGTAGCGGGCTCCGCTGCACCCGCTGCCCGGCGACCGAGTCGCCGTCAGCCCGCAGGCGACCCCGGGAGCCGGCCTCACCCCCGACCGCGCCGGAGCCACGGCGGCCCCGCACGATCGTCCGCCTGGCGACGAGCCGCCGATCCCCCACCCGCAGAGCCCGGGCACACGCGAGTGCTCCGCCACCTCAGGATCCGAGCCGACGGCGGTCCTCCTCGTCCCACTTCCGGGTGTCTCGCGGCGTGACGTACGGCTCCTCTCCGGCCGGGTGACCGCCCGCAACAGCCCGTTGGCGGTTCATCTCCGCGTCGAACTCCAGGCCGAGCAGGATCGCCAGGTTGGTGATCCACAGCCACACCAGGAAGATGATCACCCCGGCGAGGGTGCCGTAGGTCTTGTTGTACGAGCCGAAGTTCGCCACGTAGAACGCGAATCCCGCCGAGGCGATCATCCAGATCAGCAGGGCGAGGAAACTGCCCGGCGTGATCCAGCGGAAGCCGCGGACCTTCGCGTTCGGGGTCGCCCAGTACAGGACCGCGATCATCACCGTGACCAGGACCACCAGCACCGGCCACTTCGCGATCGACCACACGGTCAGCGCCGTGTCCCCGACCCCGAGCGCGGTGCCGACCTGCCGGGCCAGACCGCCGGTGAACACCACGATCAGCGCACTGATCACGGCCATGACCATCAGCACCACGGTCACGCCGACCCGCACCGGCAGCACCTTCCATACCGGACGGCCCTCGGGAACGTCGTAGACCACGTTCGCGCTGCGGATGAACGCCGCGACATAACCGGACGCCGACCACACCGCCAGCACCAGGCCCACGATCGCCATGATCGAGCCGATCCCACCCCTGCCCTGCATCTGCTGCACGGCGTTGCGCAGGATGTCCTGCGCCGCGCCCGGGGCGAGCTTCTGGATGTTGTCCAGCACCGCCTGTGTCGCCGACTGCCCGACGATGCCGAGCAGCGACACGAGCGCCAGCAACGCGGGGAACAGCGCCAGGATCGAGTAGTAGGTCAGCGCCGCCGCCCGGTCGGCCAGCTCGTCCTTCTTGAACTCCTTGAGGGTGCCTTTCAGCACCGTCCCCCAGGAGCCCTTGGGCAGGTCCGTCGGACTGTCCGGCGCCTGCCGCTCCACCTGCTCATCCGGCCCGGCAACCGCTGTCCGCCCGGTCTCGGCCTCCTGGCCGGACGTCACGTCCCCGCCGTGCCTTCCATGCCTTCTCATCGTCCGCGTCATGCCACACGAGTATCCGATGAGACAACACTCATACTCAATACAGACAAACCGGACACTCGGTTCACTTGCGCTGGACTGTTTGAAGAGTGCCAATGGGCCGGCGGGTGCCGTGGAGGGCCTGATCCGGTGTACCCGGTCGATGACCATCGCCATCGGTTGCATCAAGCCGTCGCCATGCCTGGGCGGTCGTCGTGCCGGAGGAGCCGGGAAGAGCGGCGGAGAGCACGTCACCGCCGTGCGGATGGTGACCGTGCGCTGTTCGAGCAGGGCGGCGGCGTCCGGCTCGTGGGAGTGGGAGAGGTCGGCTCCCGGCCGGCGAGCCGCGGAGCCGGGGCGGCCCCGCACGCCCGTCGGCCCACTGCCCGCCACCACTACGACCGCCCCCGCGGCATCGACGCCCCGGCTCACCACTGCAGCCCGGCACCTGCCGATCGGCGCGTGCGCATCCGCATCCCCGTCGGCACGGATGGAGAAAAACCCGGACGCAGAGTGGTGCTGAACGCTTCCGAAATCACCTTCGCGGATTCGACGCTGCTGAATCTGTTGCTCCGCATCCACCGGCACACGACCCTGCGGGTGGCCGCGCCCGCACTCCAGTCAAGGCGCGTTCCGGAGATCACCGGAGTCGCTTCCGTGCTGGTCGTACGGGACACCGTGGAAGCCGCGGCCTCGGCCTGAACCGACGAACGACGCCCATCAGGGTTCGGCGTGAGCCGCACAGGCATGGCGGCCGGGGGCTCCCCGCCCGGGGGCCCGTTCGCGTCCCGAGTGGTCAGAAGGCCGAGCCGGGATTCCCGGGCCGGATGCGTCCTCGCCAGGCGCCCGTCTCGCCCCCGCGCTGTTCGATGTAGTCCTTGAAGCGGTGCAGATCTCCCTTGACCTGGCGGTCGATCATGCCGAGCATGTCCGCGCCCTTCTCAGCCATACCGCTGGGCTCGACGTCCATCGTGAGCTCCACCCGGGTGTGGGTGTCGTCCAACCGCTGGAACCTGACCGATCCCCGCTGCCGGGTCTCTCCTTCCACGACCCGCCAGGTGATCCGGTCGTCCACCAACTGGTCGACTATCTCGGTGTCGAACTCGCGCCGCACCCCGCCGATCTTGGTGGTCCAGTGATTGTGCCGCTCGTCGAGCTGCCTCACCTCCTCGACGCCCTCCATGAAGTTCGGGAACTCCTCGAACTGCGTCCACTGGTTGTAGGCCGTGTGGACGGGGACCTCGACGTCCACTGCTTCCTTCACCGTGCTCATGGTCTCCTCCTCGCTGATGGTCGTTCCACACAACACCGAGTACCCGCGCACACAGGAAAGAAGATCTATATATCGGGCTTATCGCTCACCATGAGAGGCACTCGGCCGCCATGAACGGCGCAACAGGAATCCAAGGGTCCTAGTGGCTGGAAACCCGCACCGCCCGGCGACCCCGCTCCCCCGCCGTCCGGTGAT
This window of the Streptomyces sp. NBC_01275 genome carries:
- a CDS encoding DUF3618 domain-containing protein produces the protein MTQDKPHRGDEAAPSSEELCERVEATRGDLGETVEALAAKTDVKARAHEKTTAVKQQVAEKTNQVTAQLRDTAARAAHLLQDGTPEPMRAKAAAATGQVRDRAVRVGEPAREKAPEPVREKADQGMRIARANRSPLFAAAGAVVALLLVRRAWRRR
- a CDS encoding YihY/virulence factor BrkB family protein; the encoded protein is MTRTMRRHGRHGGDVTSGQEAETGRTAVAGPDEQVERQAPDSPTDLPKGSWGTVLKGTLKEFKKDELADRAAALTYYSILALFPALLALVSLLGIVGQSATQAVLDNIQKLAPGAAQDILRNAVQQMQGRGGIGSIMAIVGLVLAVWSASGYVAAFIRSANVVYDVPEGRPVWKVLPVRVGVTVVLMVMAVISALIVVFTGGLARQVGTALGVGDTALTVWSIAKWPVLVVLVTVMIAVLYWATPNAKVRGFRWITPGSFLALLIWMIASAGFAFYVANFGSYNKTYGTLAGVIIFLVWLWITNLAILLGLEFDAEMNRQRAVAGGHPAGEEPYVTPRDTRKWDEEDRRRLGS
- a CDS encoding DUF4235 domain-containing protein — translated: MKASKIVYKPVGLALGAVSGMLAGGVFKQVWKKLGHEQEAPDATDERRTWREVLSAAILQGAIFAGVKAVVDRGGAVATRRLTGTWPD
- a CDS encoding SRPBCC family protein, with protein sequence MSTVKEAVDVEVPVHTAYNQWTQFEEFPNFMEGVEEVRQLDERHNHWTTKIGGVRREFDTEIVDQLVDDRITWRVVEGETRQRGSVRFQRLDDTHTRVELTMDVEPSGMAEKGADMLGMIDRQVKGDLHRFKDYIEQRGGETGAWRGRIRPGNPGSAF